GGTACACTGCGAGATGTTCTGCTAGACAATCCAGTATTTTGGATTCAAGATTCTATTTATTTAGTAGTCATTCTATTCTCTGCCGCGTTGACGCTGATTTATACTCGGTTTCGTCAACCACCTGCTAAAGCACTCTTAATTGCTGATGCGTTAGGGCTAAGCTTTTTTGCGATTAGTGGCGCTCAAGGTGTGGAACAAGCAGATTTATCGCGCATTATTGTTGTCTTAATGGGGACGATTACAGGTGTTGTTGGAGGCGTTTTGCGCGACGTCTTATTAGCCGAAATTCCTTTAATTCTGCGGCGAGGAAATCTCTATGCAACAGCGGCGATCGCTGGCATTATTGTCTATCTAATTCTGCAACAGTTCGGCATGATGCGATCGCTTGCGGCTTTATTAGGAATGGCAACAATTACAGCCGTAAGACTTGCTTCGATCATTTGGGGATTATCCCTTCCAGTTTATAGTCTGCAAGAGCGTAAGTAATGTTCGCGTTTCACCGAGTTGATGAGAGTCATGCACGTGCTATTCTCAGTTGGCGATATGAGCCACCATTAGATTTCTACAACTTACAGAAGAACACTGAAATAGATTATTTTCTGCACCCACAGCACAACTTCTATAGTATTTTGGATCAAAATAGCGAGCTAGTAGCTTACTGTTCGTTTGGGCAGGATGGACAGGTCACTGGTGGTGATTACCGTGATGAAGCATTAGATATTGGTTTTGGGATTCGTCCTGATTTGACGGGAAAAGGAAAAGGTGTTGAGTATGCTAATGCCGTTTTAGAGTTTGCAGACACTTTATTTAAACCGAAGGCGTTTCGAGTTACCATCGCCGCATTTAACAAGCGTGCAATACGGGTATGGCAGAAATTGGAATTTGAGCATCAGCAGTCGTTTGAGCGAGACAGTGATGCAATGCAGTTTATTGTTTTAATGCTATCATAGGTGCCCTCCGACTGTAAGTCGGGGCTACGCAAGCAAAATGTACAAAGATACACTAAAACAAGCCTTTTCGCAGTAAGTCCACGGAGGTGGACTTTGTATGTGTAGCAGCGAATTCATTCGCACGCTTCTCCCATAATATACGTGGCATGAATGGCACGATCGCCACCTAGCACGATCAGTGCAAAAACTTGTTCTGCAAGTTCTTTTAATGAAGTTGGAGTTGTCGCAGAATTCCGTAGTGCCATTAATGGAGTTGCTTGCAGATCTAGAACCACAAAGTCAGCTTCTTTCCCGACATCGAAGTTACCAATTTTATCTTCTAAAGACAAGGCTTTTGCACCACCAAGCGTTGCTAAAAAGAGTGCTTGAAATGGAGATAGCTTCTGATGCTGAAGTTGTGCGACTTTATATGCTTCACTAGTAGTGTCCAAAAGTGAAAAGCTTGTTCCTGCACCGACATCGGTTCCTAAACCAAGTTTTACCGGATGTTCTACGCACTTAGCCTTTTGCAGCTTGAAAAGTCCACTTCCTAAAAATAAATTAGACGTTGGACAAAATGCGATCGCTGAGTTGGCTTGTGATAACCGCTGGAATTCTGCATCTGTAAGTTGCACTCCGTGCGCAAACACTGAGCGATCGCCAACTAATCCGGCGCGATCGTAAACATCTAAATA
The nucleotide sequence above comes from Gloeocapsopsis sp. IPPAS B-1203. Encoded proteins:
- a CDS encoding trimeric intracellular cation channel family protein encodes the protein MILYLLDLLGVAVFAVSGALAAGRKSLDLLGVAAIAIVTAIGGGTLRDVLLDNPVFWIQDSIYLVVILFSAALTLIYTRFRQPPAKALLIADALGLSFFAISGAQGVEQADLSRIIVVLMGTITGVVGGVLRDVLLAEIPLILRRGNLYATAAIAGIIVYLILQQFGMMRSLAALLGMATITAVRLASIIWGLSLPVYSLQERK
- a CDS encoding GNAT family N-acetyltransferase encodes the protein MFAFHRVDESHARAILSWRYEPPLDFYNLQKNTEIDYFLHPQHNFYSILDQNSELVAYCSFGQDGQVTGGDYRDEALDIGFGIRPDLTGKGKGVEYANAVLEFADTLFKPKAFRVTIAAFNKRAIRVWQKLEFEHQQSFERDSDAMQFIVLMLS